A genomic window from Cyprinus carpio isolate SPL01 chromosome A2, ASM1834038v1, whole genome shotgun sequence includes:
- the LOC109074859 gene encoding dynamin-3-like isoform X1, which translates to MGNRGMEDLIPLVNRLQDAFSSIGQSCNLDLPQIAVVGGQSAGKSSVLENFVGRDFLPRGSGIVTRRPLVLQLINANAEWAEFLHCKGKKFTDFEEVRQEIEAETDRVTGANKGISPVPINLRVYSPNVLNLTLIDLPGITKVPVGDQPADIEHQIRDMIMQFICRESCLILAVTPANTDLANSDALKLAKDVDPQGQRTIGVITKLDLMDEGTDARDVLENKLLPLRRGYIGVVNRSQKDIDGKKDIKAALAAERKFFLTHPAYRHIADSMGTPHLQKVLNQQLTNHIRDTLPAFRSKLQSQLLSLDREAEEYRHYRPDDPSRKTKALLQMVQQFSVDFEKRIEGSGDQVDTVELSGGAKINRIFHERFPFELVKMECDEKEMRREISYAIKNIHGIRTGLFTPDMAFEAIVKKQVVKIKEPCIKCIDLVVQELINTVRQCSNKLDSFPHLREETERIVTSHIRDRESQAKEQVLLLIDVQLAYINTNHEDFIGFANAQQRSSQANKKSSAGNQELQVIRKGWLTINNISIMKGGAKEYWFVLTAESLSWFKDDEEKEKKYMLPLDNLKVRDVEKSFMSSKHMFAIFNTEQRNVFKDNRFLELACDTLEEVESWRASLLRAGVYPERAAVESESSGPAENFSMDPQLERKVETIRNLVDSYMAIVNKCIRDLMPKTIMHLMINNVKDFINAELLAQLYSAGDQNALMDESQEQVQRREEVLRTHHALKEALAIIGDISTTTISTPLPPPVDNSWLHAGAGGSRRSPPPSPTAPRRMSAGQRPAGRGAPPPPSRPGPLGPLNTSADSPQVPSRPNRAPPSIPSRRPPPSPTRQVPP; encoded by the exons ATGGGGAACAGGGGCATGGAGGATCTGATCCCGCTGGTCAACCGGCTGCAGGACGCCTTCAGCTCGATCGGTCAGAGCTGTAACCTGGACCTGCCGCAGATCGCGGTGGTGGGCGGCCAGAGCGCCGGGAAGAGCTCGGTGCTGGAGAACTTCGTGGGGAG GGATTTTCTGCCCCGTGGATCCGGAATCGTCACACGCAGACCACTTGTTCTGCAGCTGATCAACGCAAACGCAG AGTGGGCCGAGTTCCTGCACTGCAAAGGGAAGAAATTCACAGATTTCGAAGAAGTGCGTCAAGAGATCGAGGCAGAGACCGACCGCGTCACCGGGGCCAATAAGGGCATTTCTCCCGTTCCCATCAACCTGAGGGTTTATTCCCCGAACG TGCTGAATCTGACCCTCATCGACCTGCCGGGCATCACTAAAGTGCCGGTGGGAGATCAGCCGGCCGACATCGAGCATCAGATCCGAGACATGATCATGCAGTTCATCTGCCGCGAGAGCTGCCTGATCCTGGCCGTCACTCCGGCCAACACTGACCTGGCCAACTCTGACGCACTCAAACTGGCCAAAGACGTGGACCCTCAGG GCCAGAGGACCATCGGTGTGATCACCAAACTCGATCTGATGGATGAAGGTACAGATGCACGAGACGTTCTGGAGAACAAGCTCCTTCCTCTGCGCCGCG GGTACATCGGCGTGGTCAACCGCAGTCAGAAAGACATCGACGGGAAGAAGGACATCAAAGCCGCTCTGGCAGCAGAGAGGAAGTTCTTTCTGACTCATCCGGCCTACAGACACATAGCAGACAGCATGGGCACCCCACACCTGCAGAAGGTCCTCAATCAG CAACTGACCAACCACATCCGGGACACGCTGCCGGCCTTCCGCAGTAAACTACAGTCGCAGCTGCTGTCTCTGGACCGGGAGGCGGAGGAGTACCGGCACTACCGGCCCGACGACCCGTCACGCAAGACCAAAGCCCTGCTGCA GATGGTGCAGCAGTTCTCGGTGGACTTCGAGAAGCGCATCGAAGGTTCTGGAGATCAGGTGGACACCGTGGAGCTGTCCGGAGGAGCCAAGATCAACCGCATCTTCCACGAGCGCTTCCCCTTCGAGCTGGTCAAG ATGGAGTGTGATGAGAAAGAGATGCGTCGGGAAATCAGCTACGCCATCAAGAACATCCACGGCATCAG GACGGGTCTGTTCACTCCAGACATGGCCTTCGAGGCGATCGTGAAGAAGCAGGTGGTGAAGATCAAGGAGCCGTGTATTAAGTGTATTGATCTGGTGGTTCAGGAGCTGATCAACACGGTCCGTCAGTGCTCTAATAAG CTGGATTCGTTCCCTCACCTGCGGGAGGAGACGGAGAGGATCGTCACGTCTCATATCCGTGACCGAGAGAGCCAGGCCAAAGAGCAG gTGCTGCTGCTCATCGACGTTCAGCTCGCGTACATCAACACCAACCACGAGGATTTCATCGGCTTTGCCAA cgCTCAGCAGAGGAGTAGCCAGGCGAATAAGAAGAGTTCTGCTGGGAATCAG GAGCTCCAG GTGATCCGAAAGGGCTGGCTGACCATCAATAACATCAGCATCATGAAGGGAGGAGCGAAGGAGTACTGGTTCGTGCTGACCGCCGAGAGCCTGTCCTGGTTCAAAGATGACGAG gagaaagagaagaagtaCATGCTGCCCCTGGACAATCTGAAGGTCAGAGATGTGGAGAAAAGCTTCATGTCCAGCAAGCACATGTTTGCCATCTTCAACACGGAGCAGCG GAACGTGTTCAAGGACAACCGTTTCCTGGAGCTGGCGTGTGACACTCTGGAGGAGGTGGAGAGCTGGAGAGCGTCGCTGCTGCGCGCCGGCGTTTATCCCGAGAGGGCCGCG GTGGAGAGCGAGAGTTCAGGTCCGGCGGAGAACTTCTCCATGGACCCTCAGCTGGAGAGGAAGGTGGAGACCATCAGGAACCTGGTGGACTCCTACATGGCCATCGTCAACAAATGCATCCGTGACCTCATGCCCAAGACCATCATGCACCTGATGATCAATAAC GTGAAAGACTTCATTAACGCGGAGCTCCTGGCGCAGCTGTACTCTGCTGGGGATCAGAACGCACTGATGGACGAGTCTCAGGAGCAGGTGCAGCGGAGAGAGGAGGTTCTGCGCACACACCACGCTCTGAAAGAAGCGCTGGCCATCATCGGAGACATCTCCACCACCACCATCTCCACACCGCTGCCTCCGCCGGTGGATAACTCCTGGCTGCATGCGGGCGCGGGCGGCTCTCGCAG
- the LOC109074859 gene encoding dynamin-3-like isoform X2, with amino-acid sequence MGNRGMEDLIPLVNRLQDAFSSIGQSCNLDLPQIAVVGGQSAGKSSVLENFVGRDFLPRGSGIVTRRPLVLQLINANAEWAEFLHCKGKKFTDFEEVRQEIEAETDRVTGANKGISPVPINLRVYSPNVLNLTLIDLPGITKVPVGDQPADIEHQIRDMIMQFICRESCLILAVTPANTDLANSDALKLAKDVDPQGQRTIGVITKLDLMDEGTDARDVLENKLLPLRRGYIGVVNRSQKDIDGKKDIKAALAAERKFFLTHPAYRHIADSMGTPHLQKVLNQQLTNHIRDTLPAFRSKLQSQLLSLDREAEEYRHYRPDDPSRKTKALLQMVQQFSVDFEKRIEGSGDQVDTVELSGGAKINRIFHERFPFELVKMECDEKEMRREISYAIKNIHGIRTGLFTPDMAFEAIVKKQVVKIKEPCIKCIDLVVQELINTVRQCSNKLDSFPHLREETERIVTSHIRDRESQAKEQVLLLIDVQLAYINTNHEDFIGFANAQQRSSQANKKSSAGNQVIRKGWLTINNISIMKGGAKEYWFVLTAESLSWFKDDEEKEKKYMLPLDNLKVRDVEKSFMSSKHMFAIFNTEQRNVFKDNRFLELACDTLEEVESWRASLLRAGVYPERAAVESESSGPAENFSMDPQLERKVETIRNLVDSYMAIVNKCIRDLMPKTIMHLMINNVKDFINAELLAQLYSAGDQNALMDESQEQVQRREEVLRTHHALKEALAIIGDISTTTISTPLPPPVDNSWLHAGAGGSRRSPPPSPTAPRRMSAGQRPAGRGAPPPPSRPGPLGPLNTSADSPQVPSRPNRAPPSIPSRRPPPSPTRQVPP; translated from the exons ATGGGGAACAGGGGCATGGAGGATCTGATCCCGCTGGTCAACCGGCTGCAGGACGCCTTCAGCTCGATCGGTCAGAGCTGTAACCTGGACCTGCCGCAGATCGCGGTGGTGGGCGGCCAGAGCGCCGGGAAGAGCTCGGTGCTGGAGAACTTCGTGGGGAG GGATTTTCTGCCCCGTGGATCCGGAATCGTCACACGCAGACCACTTGTTCTGCAGCTGATCAACGCAAACGCAG AGTGGGCCGAGTTCCTGCACTGCAAAGGGAAGAAATTCACAGATTTCGAAGAAGTGCGTCAAGAGATCGAGGCAGAGACCGACCGCGTCACCGGGGCCAATAAGGGCATTTCTCCCGTTCCCATCAACCTGAGGGTTTATTCCCCGAACG TGCTGAATCTGACCCTCATCGACCTGCCGGGCATCACTAAAGTGCCGGTGGGAGATCAGCCGGCCGACATCGAGCATCAGATCCGAGACATGATCATGCAGTTCATCTGCCGCGAGAGCTGCCTGATCCTGGCCGTCACTCCGGCCAACACTGACCTGGCCAACTCTGACGCACTCAAACTGGCCAAAGACGTGGACCCTCAGG GCCAGAGGACCATCGGTGTGATCACCAAACTCGATCTGATGGATGAAGGTACAGATGCACGAGACGTTCTGGAGAACAAGCTCCTTCCTCTGCGCCGCG GGTACATCGGCGTGGTCAACCGCAGTCAGAAAGACATCGACGGGAAGAAGGACATCAAAGCCGCTCTGGCAGCAGAGAGGAAGTTCTTTCTGACTCATCCGGCCTACAGACACATAGCAGACAGCATGGGCACCCCACACCTGCAGAAGGTCCTCAATCAG CAACTGACCAACCACATCCGGGACACGCTGCCGGCCTTCCGCAGTAAACTACAGTCGCAGCTGCTGTCTCTGGACCGGGAGGCGGAGGAGTACCGGCACTACCGGCCCGACGACCCGTCACGCAAGACCAAAGCCCTGCTGCA GATGGTGCAGCAGTTCTCGGTGGACTTCGAGAAGCGCATCGAAGGTTCTGGAGATCAGGTGGACACCGTGGAGCTGTCCGGAGGAGCCAAGATCAACCGCATCTTCCACGAGCGCTTCCCCTTCGAGCTGGTCAAG ATGGAGTGTGATGAGAAAGAGATGCGTCGGGAAATCAGCTACGCCATCAAGAACATCCACGGCATCAG GACGGGTCTGTTCACTCCAGACATGGCCTTCGAGGCGATCGTGAAGAAGCAGGTGGTGAAGATCAAGGAGCCGTGTATTAAGTGTATTGATCTGGTGGTTCAGGAGCTGATCAACACGGTCCGTCAGTGCTCTAATAAG CTGGATTCGTTCCCTCACCTGCGGGAGGAGACGGAGAGGATCGTCACGTCTCATATCCGTGACCGAGAGAGCCAGGCCAAAGAGCAG gTGCTGCTGCTCATCGACGTTCAGCTCGCGTACATCAACACCAACCACGAGGATTTCATCGGCTTTGCCAA cgCTCAGCAGAGGAGTAGCCAGGCGAATAAGAAGAGTTCTGCTGGGAATCAG GTGATCCGAAAGGGCTGGCTGACCATCAATAACATCAGCATCATGAAGGGAGGAGCGAAGGAGTACTGGTTCGTGCTGACCGCCGAGAGCCTGTCCTGGTTCAAAGATGACGAG gagaaagagaagaagtaCATGCTGCCCCTGGACAATCTGAAGGTCAGAGATGTGGAGAAAAGCTTCATGTCCAGCAAGCACATGTTTGCCATCTTCAACACGGAGCAGCG GAACGTGTTCAAGGACAACCGTTTCCTGGAGCTGGCGTGTGACACTCTGGAGGAGGTGGAGAGCTGGAGAGCGTCGCTGCTGCGCGCCGGCGTTTATCCCGAGAGGGCCGCG GTGGAGAGCGAGAGTTCAGGTCCGGCGGAGAACTTCTCCATGGACCCTCAGCTGGAGAGGAAGGTGGAGACCATCAGGAACCTGGTGGACTCCTACATGGCCATCGTCAACAAATGCATCCGTGACCTCATGCCCAAGACCATCATGCACCTGATGATCAATAAC GTGAAAGACTTCATTAACGCGGAGCTCCTGGCGCAGCTGTACTCTGCTGGGGATCAGAACGCACTGATGGACGAGTCTCAGGAGCAGGTGCAGCGGAGAGAGGAGGTTCTGCGCACACACCACGCTCTGAAAGAAGCGCTGGCCATCATCGGAGACATCTCCACCACCACCATCTCCACACCGCTGCCTCCGCCGGTGGATAACTCCTGGCTGCATGCGGGCGCGGGCGGCTCTCGCAG
- the LOC109074868 gene encoding gastrula zinc finger protein XlCGF49.1-like, whose protein sequence is NKKSSKKNVSQKRRQRTGARKSCTCRQCGRSFTCKGSLKDHMRIHTGERPFTCKYCGQGFKQRASLTEHIRIHTGEKPFKCNQCESSFRQKGSLTGHMKVHTEEKPFTCQQCGKTFAHNGNLKTHLKTHSDVKPYICPQCGKGFSVAGNLKAHESVHNEVKKVKPYHCAPCGRSFTQMTALKRHLKSFIHNKYRPLEKFMLLSGSSGENVSFTKTHLLQ, encoded by the coding sequence aataaaaaatctTCTAAAAAGAATGTgtcacaaaaaagaagacaaagaacTGGAGCTAGAAAGTCGTGCACCTGCCgtcagtgtggaaggagtttcacATGTAAAGGAAGCCTGAAGgatcacatgagaattcacactggagagagacctttcaCATGCAAGTACTGTGGACAGGGCTTTAAACAAAGAGCAAGCCTTACAGAACACAtaagaatccacactggagagaagccgttcaaaTGCAATCAGTGTGAGAGTAGTTTTCGACAAAAAGGAAGCCTTACAGGTCACATGAAAGTTCACACTGAAGAGAAGCCTTTTACATGCCAGCAGTGTGGGAAAACATTTGCACACAACGGAAATTTGAAGACTCACTTAAAAACTCACTCTGATGTGAAGCCATACATCTGTCCTCAGTGTGGGAAAGGTTTTAGTGTGGCGGGAAACCTGAAAGCACATGAGAGCGTTCACAACGAAGTGAAGAAAGTAAAGCCATATCACTGCGCTCCATGCGGGAGGAGTTTCACACAAATGACTGctcttaaaagacatttaaagtcattcatacataataaatacaggCCGCTAGAGAAATTCATGCTCCTAAGTGGCTCCTCAGGAGAGAATGTGTCATTCACTAAAACACATTTACTGCAGTGA